The Vibrio astriarenae genome contains a region encoding:
- a CDS encoding flagellar hook-length control protein FliK, with amino-acid sequence MKLDLASASDNLKVSVPDSGKSVATNSETSESTGFMSQLSALLGGPDESSYKAQTNAAQQPTVTDETAKPSSPTVNNDSVAHESVDELLESDQNVETAKSTTSTGEGDAVKQKTDSTLDGEEASKVLAASEVVSREAKAKQVMSESDELLGRLNESNSALQTKESLRQQDVAAPATVVASGKELPHENEPSSVKLGPVSIAAVSSHSPLTDKSLDMPNEALESTHRHQTHSAMAPELSDINDQVVEAEHVQEQHQKPAVTDELTSAQSLNASSGEELSEPETQVGQKAEAQQPVINQSSLAAQDSSNTQVQTEEVGSEPTAIPWGQSPKEAGHVSQQASDVKLSSERSLAAAQSASVAAVVPSSLPSALATSPTAVNLQAMDAKVGTDASLASAFVVPTNPSASNSALQASLAATSVMATKGDKKEASHLGPQDLTAANGVTSSAPTAQATRAEVNTAQGSVVISQAMSAEQMAEKANERVQVMLSKNLKNIDIRLDPPELGRMQIRMNMNGDTTTVHFTVANNQARDVVEQAMPRLREMLAQQGLQLGDTSVQQQSAGQQQGRFAQQGNGDGHSNAHGNGWDDESAPETSMNLNVDTKQDGISFYA; translated from the coding sequence ATGAAGTTGGATTTAGCCTCGGCCTCTGACAACCTAAAAGTCAGTGTCCCTGACAGCGGAAAATCAGTCGCAACAAATAGTGAGACATCAGAATCCACCGGATTTATGAGTCAGCTGAGTGCGTTGCTAGGTGGCCCTGATGAGTCGTCATATAAAGCTCAGACAAATGCAGCACAACAACCAACCGTAACTGATGAGACAGCGAAGCCTTCATCTCCTACCGTCAATAACGATTCCGTAGCTCACGAATCTGTCGATGAGCTCTTGGAAAGTGATCAAAATGTAGAGACGGCTAAATCGACCACATCAACTGGCGAGGGCGATGCTGTCAAACAAAAAACAGATTCTACACTTGATGGCGAAGAGGCGAGCAAGGTGCTTGCTGCGTCTGAAGTAGTCAGTCGAGAAGCTAAAGCGAAGCAGGTCATGTCAGAGAGTGATGAGTTGCTGGGAAGGTTAAATGAATCTAATAGTGCGTTGCAGACCAAAGAGTCATTGCGTCAACAAGATGTCGCCGCTCCTGCTACTGTGGTTGCAAGCGGCAAAGAGTTGCCTCACGAGAACGAGCCATCATCTGTTAAACTAGGACCAGTCTCAATCGCTGCGGTCAGTTCTCACAGTCCACTGACAGACAAGTCTCTAGACATGCCAAATGAAGCATTGGAGTCAACTCATCGCCACCAGACCCATTCAGCTATGGCACCAGAGTTATCCGACATCAATGATCAGGTAGTGGAAGCGGAGCATGTGCAGGAGCAGCATCAAAAGCCGGCGGTAACAGATGAGCTAACCTCTGCCCAATCCTTAAACGCGAGCTCAGGCGAAGAATTGAGTGAGCCTGAAACTCAGGTAGGGCAGAAAGCAGAAGCGCAACAGCCAGTGATTAATCAAAGTTCATTAGCGGCACAAGACTCTTCTAATACACAAGTACAGACGGAAGAAGTAGGTAGTGAACCCACGGCTATTCCATGGGGCCAAAGCCCTAAAGAAGCTGGGCACGTTAGTCAGCAGGCGTCAGACGTAAAGTTGAGCAGTGAACGAAGTTTGGCAGCAGCTCAAAGTGCGAGTGTTGCTGCGGTGGTTCCATCCAGCCTGCCTTCGGCGCTCGCCACTTCGCCAACCGCGGTGAACCTTCAGGCAATGGATGCGAAAGTGGGTACTGATGCAAGTCTCGCCTCGGCGTTTGTTGTTCCAACCAATCCTTCCGCCAGTAATAGTGCGTTGCAAGCGAGTTTAGCTGCAACGAGTGTAATGGCGACAAAGGGTGATAAGAAGGAAGCAAGCCATCTCGGCCCACAAGATCTTACCGCAGCGAACGGCGTGACTTCTAGCGCACCGACAGCACAAGCTACGCGAGCCGAAGTCAACACGGCGCAAGGGAGTGTGGTAATATCGCAAGCCATGTCGGCTGAACAGATGGCAGAAAAAGCCAATGAGCGAGTTCAGGTCATGTTGTCGAAGAATCTCAAGAATATTGATATTCGCCTTGACCCTCCCGAGCTAGGGCGTATGCAGATTCGCATGAACATGAATGGTGATACGACAACTGTACATTTCACCGTTGCCAACAACCAAGCTCGTGATGTGGTAGAGCAAGCGATGCCAAGACTACGCGAAATGTTGGCACAGCAGGGGCTGCAGTTAGGTGATACCTCCGTTCAACAACAGAGTGCAGGCCAACAACAAGGGCGTTTTGCACAACAAGGAAATGGCGATGGTCATTCTAATGCTCATGGTAACGGTTGGGATGATGAAAGCGCACCAGAAACGAGTATGAATTTAAACGTAGATACAAAACAAGATGGCATTAGTTTTTATGCCTAA
- the fliL gene encoding flagellar basal body-associated protein FliL — protein MAEEQPLDAPKGKSKLLIILAIVAVLLIGGGAAAFFMMGSDDDSQNAKAGQSGAVTQTAVEPISYVNIPEPFVFNVTGDSRNRMVQIKAQLMVRGRANEELARYHSPLIESTLINTFASSTVEQLRTPNGRVELRDKASEDVKASLSQAVGQAVIERVLFTDFVIQ, from the coding sequence ATGGCAGAAGAACAACCGCTCGATGCACCAAAGGGTAAGAGCAAATTACTGATTATTTTAGCGATAGTTGCGGTTTTACTGATTGGTGGAGGCGCAGCCGCTTTCTTCATGATGGGGTCTGATGATGATAGCCAAAACGCTAAAGCGGGCCAGTCAGGCGCTGTAACGCAAACCGCAGTTGAGCCGATATCATACGTGAATATTCCAGAGCCATTTGTGTTTAACGTGACGGGTGATAGTCGTAATCGTATGGTTCAGATTAAAGCACAACTGATGGTACGTGGACGCGCTAATGAAGAGCTTGCTCGCTATCATTCACCCTTGATTGAAAGCACACTCATTAATACGTTTGCATCGAGTACTGTTGAGCAACTTCGAACGCCAAATGGTCGTGTAGAGTTGCGTGATAAAGCGTCAGAAGATGTGAAAGCGAGTTTATCGCAAGCAGTAGGGCAGGCTGTGATAGAGCGTGTGTTGTTTACTGATTTTGTAATCCAGTAG